One part of the Sorangiineae bacterium MSr11954 genome encodes these proteins:
- a CDS encoding DUF962 domain-containing protein — translation MATDAARFQSFEDFWPYYVGEHRDPLCRALHYAGTSMAIGTIAAAALTLNPLWLVATPIVGYGPAWVAHFFIEKNRPATFTYPLWSLRGDVKMLGLALRGKMADEAARLEHVYSAYKRDEVAAAA, via the coding sequence ATGGCGACGGACGCAGCGCGGTTTCAATCGTTCGAGGACTTCTGGCCTTATTACGTCGGAGAGCACCGCGATCCGCTCTGTCGCGCGCTTCACTATGCGGGGACCAGCATGGCCATCGGCACGATCGCCGCCGCGGCGCTTACCTTGAATCCGCTGTGGCTGGTGGCGACGCCGATCGTCGGCTACGGGCCGGCGTGGGTGGCGCACTTTTTCATCGAGAAGAATCGCCCCGCGACCTTCACGTATCCGCTCTGGTCGTTGCGGGGCGATGTCAAGATGCTCGGCCTCGCCTTGCGCGGAAAAATGGCGGACGAGGCGGCGCGTCTGGAACACGTGTATTCTGCATACAAACGCGACGAGGTCGCCGCGGCGGCCTAG
- a CDS encoding phosphodiesterase has translation MLLAQISDFHVGKLGSSIDTEYRTSEHLRRAVEHINRLAPRPDVVLCTGDLVDEGSTEEYARLVALLAELTMPFYVVPGNHDHRENLRAAFGGRGYLPAEGFLQYTVDLGELRLIALDTHVPGAPGGLLCAERLAWLDARLGEEPQRATVVMQHHPPFRSGISYIDTMGLEGIEGFTEVVARHPQVERVLCGHLHRPIVRRVAGTVAMTCPSTSHQLELDLREPGRLALVDEPPVCLLHVFREGLGLITHSSYMRDFGAPHVLVEV, from the coding sequence ATGCTCCTCGCGCAGATCAGCGATTTTCACGTCGGCAAACTCGGTTCGTCGATTGATACGGAATATCGCACCTCGGAACATCTGCGCCGCGCGGTGGAGCACATCAACCGCCTCGCTCCACGGCCCGACGTGGTGCTCTGTACAGGCGACTTGGTGGACGAAGGGAGCACCGAGGAGTACGCGCGCCTCGTCGCGCTGCTGGCCGAGCTCACGATGCCGTTCTACGTGGTGCCGGGCAACCACGACCATCGCGAGAACCTGCGCGCCGCCTTTGGGGGGCGCGGGTATCTCCCGGCGGAGGGCTTCCTTCAGTACACGGTCGATCTGGGGGAGCTGCGGCTGATCGCGCTCGACACCCATGTGCCGGGCGCCCCCGGCGGTTTGCTCTGCGCCGAGCGGCTCGCGTGGCTCGATGCGCGTCTCGGTGAGGAGCCGCAGCGCGCGACCGTGGTGATGCAGCACCATCCCCCGTTCCGCAGCGGCATTTCCTACATCGACACCATGGGGCTCGAGGGCATCGAGGGCTTTACCGAGGTGGTGGCGCGGCACCCTCAGGTCGAACGCGTTCTCTGCGGGCACCTGCACCGTCCCATCGTTCGCAGGGTCGCCGGCACGGTGGCCATGACGTGCCCGAGCACCTCGCACCAGCTGGAGCTCGATCTCCGCGAGCCGGGCCGCCTCGCGCTCGTCGACGAGCCGCCGGTGTGCCTCCTTCACGTCTTTCGGGAAGGGCTCGGGCTGATCACCCACTCCAGCTACATGCGCGACTTCGGAGCGCCGCACGTCCTCGTCGAGGTGTGA
- a CDS encoding sel1 repeat family protein yields MAMAAGAAAIWTSDFGAQTAEEAPQESRESHENEEQPRPSSAREEPQAPPLPSFVYLQTRTEAREVHEAIETLTKAANDGNVIAELTLGKAYLQGVPTLPKDPARAHDWFARAAETGNANAAYYMGVMSKSGEGTKRDPEEAIRWFEKAADAGSAHAMLLLANAYRNGEGVAADPKKALDLYQRAAELDHPAALQALAMAYQRGELGLSPDEAESRRYTMEAEHALQHAPDLP; encoded by the coding sequence GTGGCGATGGCGGCGGGAGCGGCAGCGATCTGGACCTCGGACTTCGGAGCGCAAACCGCGGAGGAAGCGCCGCAGGAGTCCCGCGAGTCCCACGAGAATGAGGAGCAGCCGCGCCCATCGAGCGCACGCGAGGAGCCGCAGGCGCCCCCGCTGCCCTCGTTCGTGTACCTTCAAACGCGCACCGAGGCGCGCGAGGTGCACGAGGCCATCGAAACGCTGACCAAGGCGGCGAACGATGGCAATGTCATCGCCGAGCTCACGCTCGGAAAGGCGTACCTCCAGGGCGTGCCGACCCTCCCGAAGGACCCCGCCCGCGCGCACGACTGGTTCGCGCGCGCCGCGGAGACCGGAAACGCCAACGCCGCGTACTACATGGGGGTCATGAGCAAGAGCGGCGAGGGCACGAAGCGGGATCCCGAAGAGGCCATCCGCTGGTTCGAAAAAGCCGCAGACGCCGGATCGGCGCACGCCATGCTCCTCCTCGCCAACGCATACCGCAACGGCGAAGGCGTCGCGGCCGACCCGAAGAAGGCCCTCGACCTGTACCAGCGCGCCGCCGAGCTGGATCACCCGGCCGCGCTCCAAGCCCTCGCCATGGCCTACCAACGCGGCGAGCTCGGACTCTCGCCCGACGAAGCCGAATCCCGCCGCTACACCATGGAAGCCGAGCACGCGCTGCAGCACGCGCCCGATCTGCCGTAG
- a CDS encoding 5'-nucleotidase C-terminal domain-containing protein: MRLRWVSILAVLSSAIVLQSVGCSDDSTLVANPFDGGSPAPVDAGRPAPVDAGPPVDGGSAIKPGSKATFAVLETTDLHTNVRSYDYFKLAEDKSIGLERTATLIKQARKEFPDSILVDNGDTIQGTVLADHQAVVTPIPCNQPLAQHKAMNNLAFDVGGVGNHEFNYGLGYLSQVTHTPFDVEGVTTSGNASCAGPAFPVVLSNVFSTKTNQPIFPPSAIVEKTITATDPDGKPVQTKLKVGFLAFTPPHILNWDKRWLEGKVYTKGVQEVAPPIVQDLRSKGADIVVAIIHGGISAYTDTSKTPPAPTPVPYSADLESQAYYLAQVPGIDAMLMGHSHQVFPDKASTTPGFNVPNVDKDKGLVHGVPSVMANFWGQHLGVIRLPLAFDGKHWSATKAEAVVEARPIATTCMGGKAVACDADGKWRTGAVCAFATACTGVADKTKVFIDADSSIATSVESEHQATITYVKTPIGDSDFDMSTYFAEVGDVTAIQVVNEAQTEYVSDYVKANLPQYASLPVLSVSAPFKSGFQGGNDYTDVHSGKLAINNAADLYLYPNTVYAVKVTGKTIQDWLEVAATRFKTISLTSTADQELINNSQPGYNFDAFSSPDVAYEIDVTQEPKKGRIKNLTYKGTPVDPAKEYIVATNNYRATGGGNFPGLDGSKTIFASPDTNRDVLIEYIKKKKNLTRVANGSARSWKFTKVVTAGKVLLHSARGKIALAQAAGINNVTVLAEDDGSGKGLSLYGVDLNNP, from the coding sequence ATGCGTTTGCGTTGGGTTTCTATTCTGGCCGTTCTTTCCAGTGCCATTGTGCTCCAGTCCGTCGGTTGCTCCGACGACTCCACGTTGGTCGCCAATCCCTTCGATGGAGGCTCCCCCGCCCCCGTCGATGCGGGCCGCCCCGCCCCCGTCGATGCGGGTCCCCCAGTCGACGGCGGATCGGCCATCAAGCCGGGCTCGAAGGCCACCTTCGCCGTGCTCGAGACGACGGACTTGCACACGAACGTGCGGAGCTACGATTATTTCAAGCTGGCCGAGGACAAGAGCATCGGCCTCGAGCGCACCGCGACGCTCATCAAGCAGGCGCGCAAAGAGTTCCCCGACTCGATCCTGGTCGACAACGGCGACACCATTCAAGGGACGGTCCTCGCCGACCACCAGGCCGTCGTCACCCCCATTCCGTGCAATCAGCCCCTCGCCCAACACAAGGCGATGAACAACCTCGCCTTCGACGTCGGCGGCGTTGGAAACCACGAGTTCAACTACGGCCTCGGCTACCTCTCGCAGGTCACGCATACGCCGTTCGACGTAGAGGGGGTCACTACCTCGGGCAACGCCTCGTGCGCGGGCCCCGCGTTTCCGGTGGTGCTCTCCAACGTGTTCAGCACCAAGACGAACCAGCCGATTTTCCCGCCGAGCGCCATCGTCGAGAAGACCATCACGGCCACCGATCCGGATGGAAAGCCCGTGCAGACGAAGCTCAAGGTGGGCTTCCTCGCCTTCACGCCACCGCACATCCTCAATTGGGACAAGCGCTGGCTCGAAGGCAAAGTCTACACGAAGGGCGTGCAGGAAGTCGCGCCGCCCATCGTGCAGGACCTTCGCTCCAAGGGCGCGGACATCGTGGTGGCGATCATCCACGGCGGCATCAGCGCGTACACCGACACATCGAAGACGCCGCCCGCGCCGACCCCCGTCCCGTACTCGGCCGATCTCGAGAGCCAGGCGTACTACTTGGCGCAGGTGCCTGGCATCGACGCGATGCTCATGGGCCACTCGCACCAGGTCTTCCCCGACAAGGCCTCGACCACCCCCGGCTTCAACGTGCCGAACGTGGACAAGGACAAGGGCCTGGTCCATGGCGTGCCCTCGGTCATGGCGAACTTCTGGGGCCAGCACCTGGGCGTCATCCGGCTGCCGCTCGCGTTCGACGGCAAGCACTGGAGCGCGACCAAGGCCGAGGCCGTGGTCGAGGCGCGCCCGATTGCCACCACGTGCATGGGCGGCAAGGCGGTCGCGTGCGACGCAGACGGCAAGTGGCGCACGGGCGCCGTGTGCGCGTTCGCGACCGCGTGCACCGGGGTGGCCGACAAGACCAAGGTGTTCATCGATGCGGATTCGAGCATCGCGACATCGGTCGAAAGCGAGCACCAGGCGACCATCACGTACGTCAAGACGCCCATTGGCGATTCGGACTTCGATATGTCCACGTACTTCGCAGAGGTCGGCGATGTGACGGCCATCCAGGTCGTCAATGAAGCGCAGACCGAGTACGTGTCGGATTACGTCAAGGCGAACCTGCCGCAATACGCGTCCTTGCCCGTGCTCTCGGTGAGCGCACCGTTCAAGAGCGGCTTCCAAGGCGGCAACGATTACACCGACGTGCACTCGGGCAAGCTGGCCATCAACAACGCGGCCGATCTGTACCTGTACCCCAACACGGTGTACGCGGTGAAGGTCACCGGCAAGACCATTCAAGACTGGCTCGAGGTCGCCGCCACCCGCTTCAAGACCATCAGCCTCACGAGCACGGCCGATCAGGAGCTGATCAACAACTCGCAGCCCGGCTACAACTTCGACGCGTTCTCCTCGCCGGACGTCGCGTACGAGATCGACGTAACCCAGGAGCCGAAAAAGGGCCGCATCAAGAACCTCACCTACAAGGGAACACCGGTCGATCCCGCGAAGGAGTACATCGTGGCCACCAACAACTACCGCGCCACCGGCGGTGGTAACTTCCCGGGTCTGGACGGCTCGAAGACCATCTTCGCGTCACCAGACACGAACCGCGATGTGCTGATCGAATACATCAAGAAAAAGAAGAACCTCACCCGCGTGGCCAATGGCTCGGCGCGCAGCTGGAAATTCACCAAGGTGGTAACGGCAGGGAAGGTGCTTCTGCACTCCGCGCGTGGCAAAATCGCCCTTGCACAGGCCGCTGGGATCAACAATGTTACGGTTCTTGCGGAGGATGATGGCTCGGGTAAGGGCCTCTCGCTATATGGCGTGGATCTCAATAACCCCTAA
- a CDS encoding M1 family metallopeptidase, with the protein MTPRPLRTIGRGAAPRALRAPRASFALLAFSALAACGVGACGGQKPPAPVQETQAKAIAPPQPTLRLPENARPVRYDLDLTLDPSKDDFAGAVGIDLTVQQPTTVIWLNARALRIREAHVTFGGKKSAARVLPGGDDFVGFAFDRPIGPGAARLDVAYEGHVDKDRQAGLYRVSEGRGNDDWYLYSVFEPIDARRAFPCFDEPAYKVPWKIALHVKKEHVALANAKVESETPGPNGMKTVVFEESKPLPSYLVALVVGPFDVLDAGTAGHHGTPLRFVVPKGRGGETRYATEVTTKLVGVLEDYFGMPYPYGKLDVAVVPRYAGTMEHPGLVALGQPITLIRPDEETPARKQFYAHIGGHELGHYWFGDYVTMTWWDDLWLNEAFTTWIDVKVTRAIDPSWNTDQGRLRLRGRAMGTDALATAQPIRVPITSDHDIANTFSADITYLKGAQVIRMFENFLGPEKFQSAVRRYMKEHAWKNATTDDFLAALQAETGQDIGPAFKTFIDQPGVPLVAADPICTKDAAPQLLVAQQRFIPTGSEASPDQSWQIPVCVKYGTKKGVTRECTLLRTSRSAITLDAEPSCPDWVLPNEGGAGYYRSNVNAAALSKLLKTAWPNLDPLEKIALVSDAAALTHNGTLGIAEALAFVPAMLKGADRHLIETTFEIVEQARKDVLRPELVPSYAKYIRSLYGEKAKALGWTSKPGEDNDTRVLRANVLRMVGDLGEDPAVRKKAYELVVKWLSDRKALEPDVLETALILAAKSKDRDLWNRLRQAARASHDRSERAMIFTALGNFRDSALMKETFDLLLSNEIEMRDGQGIVTAALAERESRDQAYEFLTKNFDTIATRTGRRDGNLLLRAAATYCDKEHHDEAVRFFTDRAKTIEGGPQILANALERQVLCIAQRERNEKPIEAFLKTIR; encoded by the coding sequence ATGACCCCTCGACCTCTTCGGACCATCGGGCGCGGAGCCGCTCCTCGCGCTCTTCGTGCTCCTCGTGCTTCCTTTGCGCTCCTGGCGTTCTCCGCGCTCGCCGCGTGCGGCGTGGGCGCATGCGGCGGGCAGAAGCCACCGGCCCCCGTTCAAGAGACGCAGGCCAAGGCCATCGCCCCCCCGCAGCCCACCTTGCGCCTGCCCGAGAACGCCCGGCCGGTGCGCTACGATCTCGATCTCACGCTCGATCCCTCGAAGGACGACTTCGCCGGGGCGGTTGGGATCGATCTCACCGTCCAGCAGCCGACCACCGTCATCTGGCTGAACGCGCGCGCCTTGCGGATCCGCGAGGCCCACGTCACCTTCGGCGGTAAAAAGTCGGCGGCGCGCGTCCTCCCCGGCGGCGACGACTTCGTGGGGTTCGCGTTCGATCGCCCCATCGGCCCCGGCGCCGCGCGGCTCGACGTCGCGTACGAGGGACACGTCGACAAAGATCGCCAAGCGGGCCTTTATCGTGTGAGCGAGGGGCGCGGGAACGACGATTGGTACCTCTACAGCGTCTTCGAGCCCATCGACGCGCGCCGCGCGTTCCCCTGCTTCGACGAGCCCGCGTACAAGGTGCCGTGGAAGATCGCGCTGCACGTCAAGAAGGAGCACGTGGCGCTCGCCAACGCCAAGGTCGAATCGGAGACGCCGGGCCCGAACGGCATGAAGACGGTGGTCTTCGAGGAGAGCAAGCCGCTCCCGAGCTACCTGGTCGCCTTGGTCGTGGGCCCCTTCGATGTGCTCGACGCGGGCACCGCGGGCCATCATGGAACGCCGCTACGCTTCGTGGTGCCCAAAGGCCGCGGCGGGGAAACGCGCTACGCGACGGAGGTCACCACCAAGCTGGTCGGCGTCCTCGAAGATTATTTCGGCATGCCGTATCCGTACGGCAAGCTCGATGTGGCGGTGGTGCCGCGCTATGCGGGCACCATGGAGCACCCGGGCCTGGTGGCCTTGGGGCAGCCCATCACCTTGATTCGCCCCGATGAAGAGACGCCGGCGCGCAAGCAGTTCTACGCGCACATCGGCGGGCACGAGCTGGGGCACTACTGGTTCGGCGACTACGTCACCATGACGTGGTGGGACGATCTCTGGCTCAACGAAGCCTTCACCACCTGGATCGACGTCAAGGTCACCCGCGCCATCGATCCCTCGTGGAACACGGACCAGGGCCGCCTCCGGCTGCGCGGGCGCGCCATGGGGACCGATGCTCTGGCCACCGCCCAGCCCATTCGGGTGCCCATCACCTCGGACCACGACATCGCCAACACCTTCAGCGCCGACATCACGTACCTCAAGGGCGCGCAAGTCATCCGCATGTTCGAGAACTTCCTCGGACCGGAGAAGTTCCAAAGCGCCGTTCGCCGCTACATGAAGGAGCACGCGTGGAAGAACGCCACCACGGACGACTTCCTCGCGGCGCTCCAGGCCGAGACGGGGCAAGACATCGGTCCGGCCTTCAAAACGTTCATCGACCAACCCGGCGTTCCCCTCGTCGCCGCCGACCCCATCTGCACCAAAGACGCGGCACCGCAGCTCCTGGTCGCCCAGCAGAGGTTCATCCCCACCGGATCCGAGGCGAGCCCCGATCAAAGCTGGCAGATCCCCGTCTGCGTCAAATACGGGACCAAAAAAGGAGTAACGCGCGAGTGCACCCTTTTGCGCACCTCCCGCAGCGCCATCACCCTGGACGCGGAGCCGAGCTGCCCCGATTGGGTGCTGCCAAACGAAGGGGGCGCGGGCTATTACCGCTCGAACGTCAATGCGGCCGCGCTCTCCAAGCTGCTCAAAACGGCATGGCCCAATCTGGACCCCTTGGAAAAGATTGCCCTGGTCTCCGACGCAGCCGCGCTGACGCACAATGGCACCCTTGGCATCGCCGAGGCCCTCGCCTTCGTTCCAGCCATGCTCAAAGGCGCCGATCGGCACCTGATTGAAACGACCTTCGAAATCGTCGAGCAAGCTCGAAAGGATGTTTTGCGGCCCGAGCTCGTGCCCTCGTATGCAAAATACATTCGCTCCTTGTATGGCGAGAAGGCCAAGGCCCTTGGCTGGACATCGAAGCCGGGCGAGGACAATGACACCCGGGTTTTGCGCGCAAACGTGCTCCGCATGGTCGGGGACCTCGGCGAGGATCCTGCGGTGCGTAAAAAGGCCTACGAGCTGGTCGTCAAATGGCTCTCGGACCGCAAAGCGCTGGAGCCCGATGTGCTGGAGACGGCGCTGATCTTGGCCGCCAAGAGCAAAGACCGCGATCTCTGGAACCGCCTTCGCCAGGCCGCGCGGGCCAGCCATGACCGGAGCGAGCGGGCCATGATCTTTACGGCGCTCGGGAATTTCAGGGATTCCGCGCTCATGAAAGAGACGTTCGATCTTCTCCTATCGAACGAAATCGAGATGCGCGACGGACAAGGCATCGTGACCGCCGCCCTGGCCGAGCGCGAGAGCCGCGATCAAGCCTACGAGTTCCTTACGAAAAACTTCGACACCATCGCGACGCGCACCGGTCGCCGCGATGGCAATCTCCTGTTGCGGGCCGCCGCAACCTACTGCGACAAGGAGCACCACGACGAGGCCGTCCGCTTCTTCACCGATCGCGCGAAGACCATCGAGGGCGGGCCTCAAATCCTGGCCAACGCACTGGAAAGACAAGTGCTTTGCATCGCCCAACGCGAACGAAACGAGAAGCCCATCGAGGCGTTTCTAAAAACCATCCGATAG
- a CDS encoding class II aldolase/adducin family protein, which produces MAPTQSVKSNVSPEEWQQRVDLAAAYRLVALYGWDDLVFTHLTARVPGPEHHFLINPYGMMFDEITASSLVKVDLDGNKVMDSPYSINPAGFTIHSCVHAAREDARCVLHAHSINGVAVSAQKEGVLPISQQATIVLASLAYHDYEGIALRDDEKPRLVRDLGQKNFLMLRNHGLLTVGPTVADAFLFLYVFEAACMIQVRALAGSRELVPVAKPILDGVQQAAQQVTRGLGGSLAWPGLLRKLDRSNPGYAD; this is translated from the coding sequence ATGGCCCCGACACAATCCGTCAAAAGCAACGTTTCACCCGAAGAGTGGCAGCAGCGCGTCGATCTGGCAGCGGCATATCGCCTGGTGGCGCTCTACGGATGGGACGATCTGGTGTTCACCCATTTGACGGCTCGGGTGCCTGGCCCCGAGCACCACTTTCTCATCAACCCGTACGGGATGATGTTCGACGAGATCACTGCCTCGTCCTTGGTGAAGGTGGACCTCGACGGCAACAAGGTGATGGACTCGCCGTATTCCATCAACCCCGCCGGCTTCACCATCCACAGCTGTGTGCACGCCGCGCGCGAGGATGCGCGCTGTGTGCTGCACGCGCACTCCATCAACGGCGTGGCCGTCTCCGCGCAAAAAGAAGGGGTGCTCCCCATCTCGCAGCAGGCGACCATCGTCCTCGCCTCGCTCGCGTATCATGATTACGAGGGCATCGCCTTGCGCGACGACGAAAAGCCGAGGCTCGTCCGGGATCTCGGGCAGAAGAACTTCCTCATGCTGCGCAACCACGGCCTGCTCACGGTGGGCCCGACGGTCGCCGATGCGTTCCTCTTTTTGTACGTCTTCGAGGCGGCGTGCATGATCCAAGTGCGCGCGCTCGCCGGCAGCCGCGAGCTCGTTCCGGTCGCAAAGCCAATCCTCGACGGCGTGCAGCAAGCCGCGCAGCAGGTCACCCGCGGCCTGGGCGGATCCCTCGCCTGGCCGGGGCTCTTGCGAAAGCTGGATCGCTCCAATCCCGGTTATGCCGATTAG
- a CDS encoding AAA family ATPase: MSADIHRGSEVSRLTDAIENAPGGLSIVAVSGPGGVGKTYLLGHVLETVDPTRLGYLTLRASAENPETRGDFFGTLEGLFPRSLPAPANPDKDYFPHLRNIATKHRKLVAKVVSEIQKRGAPESVQRIAKSLLDTGRALNTVAPLTKHALDVSWLRDSQVEGALDLAWNLLSQLGPLRESTALPGPLRDLTGATRANRLKRDIHGLTAAELRADLCAALVRYERRDLARFMHAPIPDLSRLLLVLDDYEAIQGVLEDFLTGAFVQQLAGAPFRTVLVVLGRDDLETTHPGWAQHCRRHLREQIRLAPFDEASALAFLSAAGIPEARWKALYESTQGYPYLLTLAVEEEREHGSDSVTFLQRFLDRTTRWMSSRERDWFYRVCYLDRVDEDTLRTLFPEEEVERIQSWFEKESSIRDPSATYFRVRPLIREKALRYLAVRAPSRHRELLARAEEASRAPAASAPPSE, encoded by the coding sequence ATGAGCGCCGATATCCATCGTGGCTCCGAGGTCTCGCGGTTGACCGACGCGATCGAGAACGCACCGGGCGGCCTTTCCATCGTCGCCGTGAGCGGGCCGGGGGGCGTGGGCAAGACGTACCTTCTGGGGCATGTCCTCGAGACCGTGGACCCCACGCGCCTCGGGTACTTGACCCTCCGGGCGAGCGCCGAGAACCCCGAGACGCGCGGGGACTTCTTCGGCACCCTCGAGGGCCTCTTTCCCCGTTCGCTTCCGGCGCCGGCCAATCCCGACAAAGACTACTTCCCCCACCTTCGCAACATCGCCACCAAGCACCGCAAGTTGGTCGCGAAGGTCGTGTCGGAGATCCAAAAACGAGGCGCACCCGAGTCGGTGCAGCGCATCGCCAAGAGCCTGCTCGATACGGGCCGCGCCCTCAACACGGTGGCGCCGCTGACGAAGCACGCGCTCGACGTATCGTGGTTGCGCGATTCGCAGGTCGAGGGCGCGCTCGATCTCGCGTGGAACCTCTTGAGCCAGCTCGGTCCGCTGCGCGAGTCCACCGCGCTCCCCGGGCCCCTTCGCGATCTCACGGGCGCGACCCGCGCGAACCGGTTGAAGCGCGACATTCATGGCCTCACCGCCGCCGAGCTGCGCGCGGATCTTTGCGCGGCCTTGGTCCGGTACGAGCGGAGGGATCTCGCGCGCTTCATGCACGCGCCCATCCCCGATCTCTCCCGGCTCCTGCTCGTGCTCGACGACTACGAGGCCATTCAAGGGGTCCTCGAGGACTTCCTCACCGGCGCGTTCGTGCAGCAGCTGGCGGGGGCGCCCTTTCGAACCGTCCTGGTCGTGCTGGGCCGCGACGATCTCGAGACGACCCACCCCGGCTGGGCGCAGCACTGCAGGCGCCATCTGCGCGAGCAGATACGCTTGGCCCCCTTCGACGAGGCGAGCGCGCTGGCGTTTCTTTCGGCGGCGGGCATCCCGGAGGCGCGCTGGAAGGCGCTCTACGAGTCCACCCAGGGATACCCTTACCTTCTCACCTTGGCGGTCGAAGAAGAACGCGAGCACGGGAGCGACTCCGTCACGTTCCTCCAGCGTTTCCTCGACCGCACGACGCGCTGGATGTCATCGCGCGAGCGCGACTGGTTCTACCGGGTGTGCTACCTCGATCGCGTCGACGAGGATACGCTTCGAACGCTCTTCCCCGAGGAGGAGGTCGAACGAATCCAGAGCTGGTTCGAGAAGGAGTCCTCGATCCGCGATCCCTCCGCCACGTACTTTCGCGTGCGCCCGCTGATCCGCGAGAAGGCGCTACGCTATTTGGCGGTGAGGGCCCCGAGCCGGCACCGCGAGCTCCTGGCGCGCGCCGAAGAGGCGAGCCGCGCGCCCGCCGCGAGCGCGCCCCCGAGCGAATGA
- a CDS encoding helix-turn-helix transcriptional regulator has product MTKGFDADCPATREILNRVGDKWSVLVIVILADGAKRFNDLKRSIGGISQRMLTLTLRGLEQDGLVKRTVYPTVPPRVDYELTPLGRTLLEPVTELAMWAQRHRPNVQNARAAFERAAKPPVPRRGT; this is encoded by the coding sequence ATGACGAAAGGCTTCGACGCAGACTGCCCCGCCACGCGCGAGATCCTGAATCGGGTCGGCGACAAGTGGAGCGTGCTGGTGATCGTCATCCTGGCGGACGGCGCGAAGCGCTTCAACGACCTGAAACGATCGATCGGGGGCATCTCGCAGCGCATGCTGACCCTCACCTTGCGCGGCCTCGAGCAGGACGGGCTCGTGAAGCGCACCGTCTATCCAACGGTCCCGCCGCGCGTCGACTACGAGCTCACCCCCCTCGGACGAACCTTGCTCGAGCCCGTGACCGAGCTCGCCATGTGGGCGCAACGCCACCGTCCAAACGTCCAGAACGCCCGCGCCGCGTTCGAGCGCGCCGCGAAGCCCCCCGTCCCCCGGCGCGGCACGTGA
- a CDS encoding DoxX family protein, which yields MINATAPIAGGAKPSHSLHLGLWVVQALVSLIFTGTGLWKLFTPIPQLAAAIPWAGQVPEAFLYAIGVIDLCGGVGILLPALTRIKPGLTALAALGCAALQICAIVFHIARGEVARTPFNVVLVGLALFVYWGRRFRAPIAPRV from the coding sequence ATGATCAACGCGACAGCTCCGATCGCTGGCGGCGCGAAGCCGTCCCATTCTCTTCACCTCGGCCTGTGGGTCGTCCAGGCGCTGGTGTCGCTGATCTTCACCGGCACCGGCCTGTGGAAGCTCTTCACCCCCATCCCCCAGCTGGCGGCGGCCATCCCCTGGGCCGGGCAAGTTCCCGAGGCCTTTCTGTACGCCATCGGCGTCATCGATCTGTGCGGCGGTGTCGGGATCCTGTTGCCCGCGCTCACCCGCATCAAGCCCGGCTTGACCGCGCTCGCGGCCTTGGGCTGCGCCGCTCTTCAGATTTGCGCCATCGTCTTTCACATCGCGCGCGGCGAAGTCGCACGAACACCGTTCAATGTCGTGCTGGTGGGGCTGGCGCTCTTCGTCTACTGGGGCCGTCGCTTCCGCGCGCCGATCGCGCCGCGCGTCTGA
- a CDS encoding glutathione S-transferase C-terminal domain-containing protein: protein MTRLITIPFSHYCEKARWVLDRNGVAYDEERYMPTFHFPAAMRALVGRGKGLHDRASTRFSTPILIGDGVLLTDSSEIVRHVEPRLFEDPEAQRLDAYFGDELGPHSRLIVYWHALKEPRLLFELADTNVSRQQALLFRRLYPIVATMVRTQLRIDEAAYRRSLERVRRIADDVALRLADGRPFLLGDRFSAADLAFAALFAPAILPGCDVYGAKLPAPKRFPPEAQSFVREHRDHPAGRFAMRMFREERHRRT from the coding sequence ATGACTCGCCTCATCACCATTCCGTTCTCGCACTACTGTGAGAAGGCGCGCTGGGTTCTCGATCGAAACGGCGTTGCCTACGATGAGGAGCGGTACATGCCGACGTTCCACTTCCCCGCGGCGATGCGCGCCCTCGTGGGGAGGGGAAAGGGCCTCCACGATCGCGCCTCGACCCGATTCTCGACCCCCATCCTGATTGGCGACGGCGTGCTGCTCACGGACAGCTCCGAGATCGTGCGGCATGTGGAGCCACGTCTCTTCGAGGATCCCGAGGCCCAACGCCTCGATGCCTATTTCGGGGACGAGCTCGGACCGCATAGCCGGCTTATCGTGTATTGGCACGCCCTGAAGGAGCCTCGTCTCCTGTTCGAGCTCGCCGACACGAACGTGTCGCGCCAGCAGGCGCTCTTGTTTCGCAGGCTCTACCCCATCGTGGCGACCATGGTGCGGACGCAGCTGCGCATCGACGAAGCCGCCTACCGCCGCTCCTTGGAGAGGGTGCGCCGCATCGCCGACGACGTCGCCCTGCGCCTCGCCGATGGGCGGCCCTTCCTTCTCGGCGATCGCTTCAGCGCAGCCGATCTCGCCTTCGCGGCCCTGTTCGCGCCGGCGATCCTCCCCGGGTGCGACGTTTATGGTGCCAAGCTCCCGGCGCCCAAACGGTTCCCCCCCGAGGCCCAGTCGTTCGTTCGTGAGCACCGCGACCATCCCGCGGGGCGCTTTGCGATGCGCATGTTCCGCGAGGAACGCCATCGGCGCACGTGA